One window from the genome of Thermus sediminis encodes:
- a CDS encoding aspartate aminotransferase family protein, protein MDLSPFTLFERHINPGLAGLLRFTGLDRVESHAEGPYVWDTTGKRYLDFLGLYGALNLGHRHPKVVAAVVDQLARMPMSVRVLVSEPTARLAAKLAEITPEGLEMVFFGNSGAEAVEAAIKLARAYTGKPGIITTQGGFHGKTMGALSLTPRPQYQDPARPLLPGIKVVPYGDLGALEAAIDGETAAVIVEPIQGEGGIRVPPEGYLRGVREITRKRGVLMIADEVQTGLGRTGRLFGVDWEGVAPDLMTLAKALGGGVMPIGACVGRREVFEVFKGNPLFHSSTFGGNPLAAAAALAAIEVTLEEDLPARALEVGGYLMEGLRALQAQYPHLIEDVRGRGLMLGVEFADADIGALVVAELAERGVITAFGLNNPKVVRLEPPLIIGQEHADEALRAFSGSLKATEKALEGLLG, encoded by the coding sequence CCCCTACGTCTGGGACACCACGGGGAAGCGGTACCTGGACTTCTTAGGCCTCTATGGCGCCCTGAACCTGGGCCACCGCCATCCGAAGGTGGTGGCGGCGGTGGTGGACCAGCTCGCCCGCATGCCCATGTCCGTCAGGGTCCTGGTCTCCGAGCCCACGGCGAGGCTGGCGGCCAAGCTGGCGGAGATCACCCCCGAGGGCCTGGAGATGGTCTTCTTCGGCAACTCCGGGGCCGAGGCGGTGGAGGCGGCCATCAAGCTGGCCCGGGCCTACACCGGCAAGCCGGGGATCATCACCACCCAAGGGGGGTTCCACGGCAAGACCATGGGGGCCCTCTCCCTCACCCCCCGTCCCCAGTACCAGGACCCGGCGAGGCCCCTCCTCCCGGGGATTAAGGTGGTCCCCTATGGGGATCTAGGGGCCTTGGAGGCCGCCATAGACGGGGAGACTGCTGCGGTCATCGTGGAGCCCATCCAAGGGGAAGGGGGGATAAGGGTTCCCCCCGAGGGGTACCTCCGGGGGGTGCGGGAGATCACCCGGAAGAGGGGCGTCCTCATGATCGCCGACGAGGTCCAGACCGGCCTGGGCCGCACCGGGCGGCTCTTTGGCGTGGACTGGGAAGGGGTGGCCCCCGACCTCATGACCCTGGCCAAGGCCCTAGGGGGCGGGGTCATGCCCATCGGGGCCTGCGTGGGGCGGCGGGAGGTCTTTGAGGTCTTCAAGGGAAACCCCCTCTTCCACTCCTCCACCTTCGGGGGCAACCCCCTGGCGGCGGCGGCGGCCCTGGCGGCCATTGAGGTCACCCTGGAGGAGGACCTCCCGGCTAGGGCCCTGGAGGTGGGAGGCTACCTCATGGAGGGGCTTCGGGCGCTCCAGGCCCAGTACCCCCACCTCATAGAGGACGTGCGGGGGCGGGGCCTGATGCTGGGGGTGGAGTTCGCCGACGCCGACATCGGGGCCCTGGTGGTGGCGGAGCTGGCGGAGCGGGGGGTGATCACCGCCTTCGGCCTGAATAACCCCAAGGTGGTGCGCCTCGAGCCCCCCCTCATCATCGGCCAGGAGCACGCGGACGAGGCCCTTCGGGCCTTTTCCGGGAGCCTTAAGGCCACGGAGAAGGCCCTCGAGGGCCTACTGGGATAG